The following DNA comes from Camelina sativa cultivar DH55 chromosome 14, Cs, whole genome shotgun sequence.
TGTTGAACCATGTGCAAGTGTGCAACCCCTCTCAACTGATTCTTGCATCCATtgtaccttttttttcttcaccttCCATAGTGAAGCGACATTCTCGGCATTTGATCTAGCTAGATAAAATCAGCTGTTCTTGATAGAATCGGACTCGATAAAATTCTTTCATTCAATTCACCCCATTGAGAaggttttgattaattaacGAGATAATCTCTACTCTTGAACCAAATCCTAAACGAAAATACATATAGAAACAAGTAACGTTGATGATGAGGATTGAACCCAAACGGACCAATGGTATGCATAATgcattatatacaaaatgttaTCTTCTAGTCAGCTAAGATGTTCATGACTCTCAGGAGACACTCAAAATCAGTTCAAATTACACAGGAGCTCAAAGAAACATGTTAAACTTGTTGCCTTAAGAGATAGTAGATACAAGTTGAATCCTAATGCAGATGCAAAGTTACATATTCAAAACCCAAAGCATACGTCATCACCATGTAAGGAAGACAGTTACAGACAGTAATAACCCCAATTGTCTTACTCACACATTGTAAAGACAACAACACACGGTAATAAAGCAGCAATGACTTAGAAGTTTCACAATATCTATAAACCATGTGCTATGCTTGTTGAACTTAAGTAGAAGAGACTCAAGATTTGTATAGTAACTACACATTTCTTCACTTGCAATAACACATTGGTTTTGTAACAACATGCTAACAATTACATTGCTCTGATCAATATCACCATATCGTAAGCAAAAGAAGTGATTAGATCAGCTCATACTGTAACAACAAGCTAATGTATACACTACAGAGAAGCTTGTTCATATGCGAAGTTCCAATACATTGCATTTTTAAGCAAGATCCCAACTTTATTCCGACTACATCCgttgaacaaaaccaaaccaattccACAACAAATAaagaggaatttttttttttttttgcaatcacAGACTTACTTATGATCATCAACTAGCTCTAGGATCCATCCCTTGCTGCCAAACATAAACAAGCTCATCCCAACCTGTGCTCGCCATCAAACCTTCAACAAGAACACTCATATCGATCCCAACAGCAAACTCTGTATGATGATCATACCTACCAACCAAAGCATCTTCCACCATGTAATCCCAAAGACAAACAGTCATATCATATGAGCAAGACGCTATCAGATTCCTCCTGTGGGGCGAGAATTTCACCTTCTTCACGGCATATCCATGGCCACTAAGCACAGCCAAAGGAACTCTATAACTCCTAACATCCCAAACCTTAATCGTCTTATCCACTGAAGACGTAGCTAAAATACAATCATCATACTTGTTCCAATCACAGGACAACAACTCAAAATCATGAGCAGGGATGATCATAGTTGAACCAGGCTCTCTAACATCCCAAATCCTTAAAGTACAATCTCCTGAAGCAGAAGCAAACACATCACCATGTTTAGGGTTCCAAGTCGCTTGGTAAACGCAGTACGCATGTTCCTTGAATGTTCTAATACTCGCGGGACGATCCATAGCCCAAAGCTTCACCGTATCGTCCCACGACGAAGTGAGAAACGAGTCACGCCGCGTCGGATTGTAATCCACGGAGTGAACCTCACGCGCGTGCTCTTGGAATGATCGGATCGGATTAGACGGAGGAGGAAGAGCCGTGTCGTAAATCTTCACTGAGCCGTCACCAATCGCGGCGACGAGTACAGAGTCATGAGATTCCGACCAGCACACGTCGTATACGGCGTCTGCTGTATCGTAAGCGACGGATTCGGTTACTCCGGGAGCTCCAGGAGCGAGCTCGAGCACATGGATACGTCCGTTTCCGAGGATCCCGAAGTTCTGAGCTGTAGCGACGGCGAGGCGTGACTCGTAGAATGGACTGAATTTCACAGAGTAGCCGTTGAACGGAGCTTTGAACATCGgcatagcttcttcttcttctccggcgagTTTGAGTCTCTCCTCTCGATGATTCAATTCAACGATCTGATCGGATAACGCCGATACGGCTCATCGCAGAATTAATGTTCACTCACACtctgaataaaatattaatgttcACTCACACTCTGAATAGGGCCTTTTGGGCCGGATCCTAGCCCATTTGTTTAGGCTGTGTCGAAACGGTGTCGGTTTTGGGATATCGAGTTAGGGTTTTTTGGGGGTTTGGTTCTTCTTACAGAGAGAAGCTTCATCGtcgtctctttctctttcaatttcatCGTTTCTGAGACacagcgagagagagagagaaatctaATTTCGTGAAGAGGAATTTTTGATTTTCGAGTAAGTTATCAATGGAAGAGATCACGGAAGGAGTGAACAACATGAACTTGGCCGTTGATACCCAGAAGAAGAATCGGATTCAGGTTTCCAACACTAAGAAACCTTTGTTCTTCTACGTCAATCTCGCCAAGGTAAACCgataaaacttttgaaatcgACTGTTGATTGATTCGTATTTAGGTTGAAATCTGTAGATTCGAGCTGTGTTTGTTAATGTTGTCTCTGTTTGAATGGGTTTATTTTGCTGGTGCTCTGTGTTGTTAGGGTTTatgaaatttgttttgcttctggAGATTGACTAAAACATGTGTATGGtattgactttgttttggtgtttttgtatttgaacaGAGGTACATGCAGCAGTACACTGATGTTGAATTGTCTGCACTAGGAATGGGTAATGTTCTCTTTATGAGCTTACTGTATTTAATGTATGGTTTTTAAGCTAATCTCTCTAATTAATTGAGATATATGTAAACTGAGTAGTGTTGAGTTCATTCAATTCAAAGCTTTTCCTGAAAAGCTATTTCCTTATATTGTCATTGAGAGATGAGATAGAATCTTTTATCTTGTTCTCAGCTTTCTTTATTGGAAgaggtttgtgtttggtttcactcataaaacattgatttgtgTGCATTGTGCAGCCATTGCTACTGTGGTTACGGTTGCTGAGATATTGAAGAACAATGGCTTTGCTGTTGAAAAGAGTAAGATCTTCTTAAAATCTTGAATGAGCTTAATGTTAACATAAGAGGTTTGAAAGATTCAGTGACTAAGTTTTGCTAATTTGGAAATTGCTTCTTCTTACAGAGATCATGACCTCCACTGTGGATATCAAGGATGATTCAAGGGGTCGTCCTGTGCAGAAAGCTAAGGTAATATCATTTCAACTTCACAAATTATTCGAGAAATTACTTAGGCTGTGTGGGATTTAAAGCTTCATtctgtgggtttttttttgtttgttctgtgGAATTGAGATTGGCTATATTGTTAGCTAAATCTGTGGCTTTATATGACTTTGTAGATCGAGATCACACTTGGAAAGTCTGAGAACTTTGATGAACTAATGGCTGAAGCAGAGAAGGAGGCTGCAGAAGCTCAAGAGCAGaactaaattgttttttttaaagctttttttggTTCAACGATCTTATAATCTTCGTTTTCCCATCTCTCTGCTTAATTAAGAAGacacttttatttgttttttatttcgttAATTTTTGGTTCACTTCTTAAAATGTTATCTTGGATTTTGTTCTCTGTACCTGtgaacatttattttaatttgagtaTCGtaggaagtaaaaaaaaaagatggcttCGTTCGGTAACATATTCGAAACCTTGATCAAAAGGGCCAAGTCCATGGAAAATGTTAGTGATACATTTCCAAACAATGGATACGGCTTTATACACGACAAGTTAGAAATCTATTGGGATGACAGAACAAATGCAAACCACACGATCAAAAATATCTGGATCTTTATGTGACATCACTGGTTGTGTGGCTATGATTTGTTATTTTACTTGCTAAAGTAATCAGTCTGGTTCAAATTCTAAGCACCAATAGAACTATAACAATATATTCAAGTTTCAATAAGACTTGACCAAATAAAAGTTATCAACTTTGTTGTGATGGTCACTCAAACTTGCTCAACATATTTGGATCCTTATGTGATACTAGGTTAACACCCACGCTACGCCGCGggaaaattttcttaaattgtagTTTGAATTTCAATTCATACCAAAAAACATATACTTAAGAAACTAATCTATATAGTTTAAAGTCATGTTCCATCACACATGCTTTACATTTTAAAAAGCAAGAGGATTAGCAATcaaactcttctctttttcatGCCTTCATTGCGATCATGGGATGGAAGTCCAAGCCAAAACAATCTTACAAAAAAGTACAGAAtcattaaatcagttctcataGTGATATGTTAAGGTAAACCTAAATATTCGATAAAATACTTatcctaattatttatttaatttcttgttttgttcaactattaatttaatttcataatttgtatATACTGTAAGTCATATTATTAAATGTTTACTTGTGTAAAGACATAATAgcttaataatattaattttatctcAAATATAACTCACtaacttcttttttaataaatatatgtcaCTCTTTAAGAAAACATCTACTATAGTATTTTTGAAgttcattttgataaaaaaatactcataattattatatttacaaaGTATGCCTATAACCATATCCAAACAACTTCACAATTAATTTTCTCTACTATCCATATAACCAAACACagtaaaaagattttaaatttccATATAATGATTCACAATTAATAAtgtagatatttagaagattttgtcAAGAttcaaatttaagatttttatatcattttattcaaaaattaaaactgCCAACactttaaaaatgattttttccaataatatctcttaaaattatttcaaagaatttaaacttccaaaaagtttcaaactattataaatatttaaacttaaaaatagatattataaattatactttataataattttaaaacttagacTTTATAACTCCATTTACTCAATGGTTATTGATTAATACGAGTTACCATAAAAGCTGCATTTTGAGATGTGTAATTGCCGGCACACCGTCCACCGTGATCCACATCTCTGGATTGTTAGGACCCGAGAGAGATGTCTCAATCACGACCTCATTCTCCCGCCGCAACTCCCCACCGCCAAACGCCGTGCGCGTGTAGAAAACACGTTTCCTCGTGAACGTATTCTAGCTTAGAGACCAATTCGATGGTGATTGACAGATTACTTTGTCAATAATTTCTCTCACAATATTTGAACCTGAATCTAATTCCATCTCAGATTACTTATCCACTACCCCTTACTTCGTCAATTGTGATCCCTAATAAGCAACATTGAAGCCACATCTAATACTTGAGACTACTTTGAGACCATTcaaccactacaagaaaacaatcaatttgTGATGGATTCTTCCAtcgcacatccctcgcaaatcgtgaatcgcaagggatttgcgagatACTACAATCTCTCGCAAATCGCGTCTCGCAAATATCAAACATCGCAAAtgcctcgcaaattttgcgaggaaaaTTTTTTCTCGCAAACGCCTCTCAATTTGCGAGGATCACATTCCTAGCACATCACTAGCAGTTTGCGAGAAACCTCTTGACTCACAAATCTGAAGCAATTTTCGAGAAACTGAATCCATCGCAAATATGTTGCAAGCTGgattaaattgtattaaaattaaatttgaatttggattagaattgaaattgaattgaaactgaattgaaaatttaatttgaattgGCAATTGGGAATAGAATTAAAATTCCTATAAAATCCAAACTGAAATAGAATTTAAATtgtcttaacaaaaaaatttaaactgaaatgaaatttaaattgtcttaaaaaaatatttacattacaaaacacaaggttttaaaaagtttgagagagagagttggtaGTGTTGCCCTCTGCACCGGGGTTTCCTGTTTCATCGATGTTGGTAGTGTTGCCCTCTCCTCCGGCTTCTGGGTTGGTCCTTGTCGTGTTTCCAAACTTAGAAGCAAATTCCGGATCCTTTTCAGCAAGATACTCGAAGTATGCATCATAGCTATGCATCCTCTCTGAACTTTGTTGGATTTGAGTCGCCGGAGTTTGAATACAGTCCTCAGCGGCAGCTAGCTTCTGAGCCAATATTACCGGATCATTAGCCGGAGACATAGGCAGTGGACCGCTACTGGTAGAGGATGCTTCAAACTGCAAAGAACCAACGCCATAAatcctgtttttcttctttggagcaacctaccaacaaaacaacaacacaacaatgaaacttcaaagaaagacaaagacaacactcaaacaaaaacaaagacattcaaaagtatataaaacagACAACTTACTAatgtgtaaattttgtttttgacatgaatGGGCACCCCACCAGAAGCAGTGCTCTCTCCATTATCCCCTGTGTAATGCTCAGATTCtaactcttgaatcttggacGACACCTCGTTGAACAGAGACTCAGACTTTCCATCCGTAAAAGACCCATCAGGCTTTCGATGAGTCTCTTCTAGGATGCGTACAAAATCAGGAGTTAACTCACCAGTTAGCTCACACTGAAACAGAAAAACAGACAGATGATTAGTGTATTGATTGTCCATAAGGTCAATGCTAGTTCAAAAAGAAGAAGGCCTAAACACTTTCATGTTTTCGAGCTCGAGCTTTAAAAGAGGTTTGGCCTGAGCGATGCTTATATATGCCGGTGCCATCACGATCATGATATCGAGCATTACGACTGTTGGTACTCTTGACTTCTGATTTGGgatcaagccaatatttaacaagaCCACCCCATACTTGAGGATCAATCCACCATGGCTTTGCCTCATCACCTTTCAGTTTCCACTTTAACTTCCACCTGGAGACTTGATCACACATCCTGTCCTTAAGCTTGTCTTTAAACTCCTTCCTAACTCTATCGTTTATGGAACAGTCCCAATTATATATTTgcttccaaaaaacaaaaaagtaaattagTATATGCTTAAACTTGACATACAAAACATATTGTAAAGTAGCAAAATATATTTGACTTACCGCAAAAGATTCATACCAACGATCTACCACTTTAGTCGGCGTTtgtgtccaattggcatgaggctctttgaaatctctttcaaagatgcttCGTACAGTAGCGGCAACAGAGGAATCTTGGTCAAACCtccaaacaaaatacaaaataaaaggaGTGAATGATTCGGATTCAACATGAAGACTGATTCGGATTCAACATGCAACTATCATTAAGTGTAACTATCATTCAACATGCAGATATCAGATTTcaacatgaaattaaaaactttaaagcaTTGCTTACCAGACAGTTCCTGGAGGTCGACGTGGGTCAAGCTTCGTTAAACCTCCACGCCCAGGACTATTGAGCAACTCTTCCAGTGTAAGATTGTTGAGACGTGTAGAAGCTCCTGTAGACGACGAACGAGCAGGTGGAGTCACCTCCTGATGATCCCCAGAGCCAAGATTCACATTAGaggatgaaggagaaggagtatGATAAGACGGTGTCTGAGGTAGTGGTTGTGAGGTTGAACGGCGAGAATTAGAACCAGTGGGAGTCCGTATACGGTTAGAACCGGTGGGAGCAGGTACACCTTGATCAGCCAGGAACCTTGTGTAATCGTTTCCATTAACAtctataagaaaatcaaaatcaatttaatcagatctaagagaaattagatgaaattagggttaatagatgaaattagggttaatagatgaaattagggttaacagatgaaattagggttaattgaagaaattagggttaattGAAGAGGTTAGGGTTAATTgaagaaattagggttaattgaagagattagggtttgacGAGGAGGATAGAAAAAAAGACGAAGAGATATTAGGGTTAATACCTTGACGGAGAAGACGAAGGTTCGACGGAGAAGACAAAGGGTTTGCCGGAGAAGACCctagtaaatataaatattttgtgcCCTCGTAAATCCCTAGTAAATATTGCGACGGAATAACTATGAACCGACAAACTGACCAATTAAAATTCaccaaatttgcgagggattagcgtGGAAACCAcgcacatccctcgcaaaaAAGTCGCAACAACCGACAAACTGACCAATTAAAATACACCaactttgcgagggattagcgtGGGAACCTCTTACATCCCTCGCAACCAAGTCGCAACAACCGACAAACTGACCAATTAAAATACACCAACTTTGCGAGGGATCTGCAAGGCCAAGTAAGAAATCCGTCGCAACTCCCTCGCActtttataatcaaattcattttatatacCAAGATCATCCTCATTAAAATGTACTCAATCAAAAGCTAAAGAAAGTTTTCCTATGCTTTGGCAATTATTGATCCAATATTATTAGTTTGCTAAGTTCATATTTTCCTACAAAATATGACAATAGTTTGCTATGAGTAGACAATTAATGGAAACTATTAGGTGTATATACAAATAGTTTGTTATGTGTAGATAAAATTAAAGTAGGTTCATACTATTAGTTTGCTAAGTTCATGTTATTAGTTTGCTAAGTTCAGCTTTTCCTATGCTTTGGAAATTAACCTCCAAAGTTTCTTGTCTTGTCTCTTGATGCAATATTGGTTAGTAAtgatcttctttaatttgcatgtaaaatatcaaattgcGAGGGAACCGTGAGGACTTAGCGAGGGATTAGCTAGGGTGAATCGCACATCCCTTGCAAATTGCGAGTGATCTGCGAGGCTCTTGTGGGGAATCTTCGCTTATCAACCGCACATCCCTCACAAGTGTATATATTCTTCTGTATcaactttattttcttaatgatacaatctctattaatttcatgtttttcctATGTTTTGGAAAGTTCATTGTTCATATAGTTGGTGATTACTGGACTATGGACTCTACATTGCAATTGTTGATCAAAACACTTTAACACTTGGTCTTATATGTTCATAATGGAAGTAAATCACATCttgatttacatatatatatcttatgtgTTTTCTTTACACATGTTGATTCATCTCGAAAAAAATTTGTCTCTTGATGTTTACTGGGAACTTTACTTCAGAATTCAACCTAAGCTCAAACCTTAagctcaaaccctaaaccctaaaccttaaaccctaaacccataaTGACCTCACAAATCCCTCGCttcttcctcgcaaatttgctatggattaTATTACTCGCTAATTCGTCGCAAGACTGcgatagatttgcgagggacaGCTTTTTTCTCGCAAATTAAtcgcacatccctcgcaaaattgcgAGGGATTGTCGAGGGACCTTTTGCGAGGGACAACTTTTTTCTCGCAAATTAAtcgcacatccctcgcaaatttgctatggattaTATTACTCGCTAATTCGTCGCAAGACTGCGATAGATTTGCGAGGGTCCTCGTCTTCGTAGCAAATGACCCGCAAATtcatcgcaaatttgcgagggcaTTTGTCCGTCGCAGATTTCCATCGCAAAgagcgtgttttcttgtagtgaagtCCTAATAACCCAAAAAGAACAAAGGTTTCCCCACAATCAAAATTAGGGGTTTCCGCCAATTCCATACATGAGATTCACGATACAAAAAGtgcaaaacaaattttaaaactccTTAATCTCAATTTCACACAAATGAAATAGTCGCAGAGAATCGAATAGTAGAAGTAAGGGACGCGTATATCAACCAACGACCAACGAATATGCTTTATCCacataaggaaaaaaaagctgacttgtattattgttttaatttgatagattgttgattttttctgAGGTGTCAACACCAGGTTGAATATTAAAGCTGATGTGTTAGACAATAAGAGCAACGCATCcaacttttattgtattgatcaCGGTTGTGGCTatataatttgttattattgtttgCTAACTGAAAACTTTGGTTTAAACTTCAAATTCTTAGCACctacaaactaaatatattatagttcAATAGGATTAACCAATTAAAAGTTGttaattcaaaaaacaaaaataagtttcaaaaagtttttaatcTCCTAAATTTCCATATGTTAATTGAAGTATGGGATGGGATTCCATTGCATGATGATAATAACTTTCGacttttactttgtttaattattatgtcTGAAGAATTAGTCAAGGGTAACAAATTTTTGAGTGATTGGATTGTGATAGAGGGAGAGAAgactatataaacaaatgaaTTGCAAATCActcttaatttcattttttgtcaATTATTATCATATACAATCCAATTATCCAAAAAtccatttttctaaataaacaaaatcactCTCCATGTCCTCTACCgtctcaaatctcaatcaatTTTACCAAATACCTAAGCGAAATTTCATCTACTTAATTTTATCTTGTCTAGTGTAATCTAactaattttctttgttttctaagAATTAGTAAtagaactttaaaaaaaaaaaatcagcagttggcaaaaaaaaagagtggcATTTGGCACTTAGCATGCAATAATACGTTAATGAGGGGGCAACGCCGCAACGGTGTTCGAAAGCGGCCTGCTGACTAAGAGTGTTAGTTAGCCAATCGTTTTATCCCTTTactaaacacacaaacacacacaaacaaaattaccataatctctcttttgtgtttgtgtgatGGAAAAATTTCACTGATTTGATTATTATGGTATTGTGtatatgaattaaatattttataaatatcagaaaaaaaaaaaatcatacaaactTTGCATCATGTAAGCATACTATAGCATATGTCATCACTTGtataacaatatccaaaactCTCCGAAGTTATGATGACAAGTGTACACACTTTtatcagaaaaaacaaaaaaaaaaactctaatgtATGTATTTCTTAACTGATTCAATTCAACCGATCTATTATAT
Coding sequences within:
- the LOC104741511 gene encoding uncharacterized protein At2g34160, yielding MEEITEGVNNMNLAVDTQKKNRIQVSNTKKPLFFYVNLAKRYMQQYTDVELSALGMAIATVVTVAEILKNNGFAVEKKIMTSTVDIKDDSRGRPVQKAKIEITLGKSENFDELMAEAEKEAAEAQEQN
- the LOC104741510 gene encoding peroxisome biogenesis protein 7-like, which codes for MPMFKAPFNGYSVKFSPFYESRLAVATAQNFGILGNGRIHVLELAPGAPGVTESVAYDTADAVYDVCWSESHDSVLVAAIGDGSVKIYDTALPPPSNPIRSFQEHAREVHSVDYNPTRRDSFLTSSWDDTVKLWAMDRPASIRTFKEHAYCVYQATWNPKHGDVFASASGDCTLRIWDVREPGSTMIIPAHDFELLSCDWNKYDDCILATSSVDKTIKVWDVRSYRVPLAVLSGHGYAVKKVKFSPHRRNLIASCSYDMTVCLWDYMVEDALVGRYDHHTEFAVGIDMSVLVEGLMASTGWDELVYVWQQGMDPRAS